A genomic segment from Aegilops tauschii subsp. strangulata cultivar AL8/78 chromosome 1, Aet v6.0, whole genome shotgun sequence encodes:
- the LOC109763921 gene encoding cell number regulator 2 produces MYPKPEDGPATGFPMSAGTARTGGGPGAYYQAAPPTAAFAMQAGQAPLAAWSTGLCDCFDDCGNCCITCLCPCITFGQVAEIIDRGSTSCGASGALYALIMLLTGCQCVYSCFYRAKMRAHYGLQESPCADCCIHWCCEPCALCQEYRELKKRGFDMNLGWHANMERQGRTPATMPPLMHPGMTR; encoded by the exons ATGTACCCGAAGCCGGAGGACGGTCCGGCGACGGGCTTCCCGATGAGCGCCGGCACGGCCCgcacgggcggcgggccgggCGCTTACTACCAGGCGGCGCCGCCGACGGCGGCGTTCGCGATGCAGGCGGGGCAGGCGCCGCTGGCGGCGTGGTCGACGGGGCTGTGCGACTGCTTCGACGACTGCGGCAACTGCTGCATCACGTGCCTGTGCCCGTGCATCACGTTCGGGCAGGTGGCGGAGATCATCGACCGCGGGTCGACGTCGTGCGGGGCCAGCGGCGCGCTCTACGCGCTCATCATGCTGCTCACGGGCTGCCAGTGCGTCTACTCCTGCTTCTACCGCGCCAAGATGCGCGCGCACTACGGCCTCCAGGAGAGCCCCTGCGCCGACTGCTGCATCCACTGGTGCTGCGAGCCATGCGCGCTCTGCCAGGAGTACCGCGAGCTCAAGAAGAGAGGCTTCGACATGAACCTCG GATGGCACGCCAACATGGAGAGGCAAGGACGCACTCCGGCGACCATGCCACCCCTCATGCACCCAGGGATGACCCGTTGA